The following are encoded together in the Bradyrhizobium algeriense genome:
- a CDS encoding polyhydroxyalkanoic acid system family protein translates to MNKPLVVSIPHSLGREEAMRRLKTGLSRAASSVPVLSVDEERWEDNRMIFRVRALGQAAAGHVDVAEDHVQVEVVLPWLLQRFAEVAQAAIQNRGKLLLTKKS, encoded by the coding sequence ATGAACAAGCCGCTGGTGGTTTCGATCCCGCATAGCCTCGGACGCGAGGAAGCCATGCGCCGCCTGAAGACGGGGCTTTCGCGCGCCGCTTCCAGCGTGCCGGTGCTGAGCGTCGATGAGGAGCGATGGGAAGACAACCGCATGATCTTCCGCGTGCGCGCCCTCGGGCAGGCCGCGGCCGGCCATGTCGACGTCGCGGAAGATCATGTGCAAGTGGAAGTCGTGCTGCCGTGGCTGTTGCAGCGTTTTGCCGAGGTGGCCCAGGCTGCAATCCAGAACCGCGGCAAGCTGTTGCTGACCAAGAAAAGCTGA